TGTACCAGCGTAGATCGATATCCGCCGTCCACCCGATTAAGGGGTATATTCAGGTTATAAAGATTGCCCTGTTTGCCGTTGCGGCGATCCTGATGATCGCGGCGTTGATTGATAAATCGCCTGTCATTCTGTTGTCGGGACTTGGGGCGATGGCCGCAGTTTTGATGCTGGTCTTTCAGGATACGTTGTTGTCGCTGGTGGCAAGCGTTCAGATTTCATCAAGCGATATGGTGCGCGTGGGCGACTGGATCGAAATGCCGCAACTGAATGCCGATGGCGATGTGATTGACATCGCCTTGCATACGGTAAAGGTGCAGAATTGGGACAAGACCATTACCACATTGCCCACACGGCGATTGATTAGCGATCCGTTCAAAAATTGGCGCGGAATGCAAGAATCTGGCGGACGGCGAATTAAACGGGCCATCTATCTGGATCAGTCCAGTATTCATTTTCTGGATTCGGATGCTGTGGACCGACTGGGTAAATTCAGGAGCCTGAAGGATTACCTATCCCGCAAGGACCGTGAACTGGAGGAGTGGAACGGTGCGATCGGCGAACGCGGCGAAGATCCGGTGAATGCGCGCCGCTTGACGAATATTGGAACCTTCCGCGCGTATGTTGAACATTATTTGCGCGCCCACCCACGTGTTCATCAGGGCATGACCATTCTGGTGCGTCAGCTGGCACCCGGGGCCGAGGGTTTACCGCTTGAGATGTATTGCTTCACCAACACCGTTGCATGGGCGGAGTATGAATCAATCCAGTCGGATATTTTCGACCATCTTTACGCAATCTTGCCGCTGTTTGGTCTGCGTGCTTTTCAAAACCCGGCTGGATACGACATGCAATTGCTGGCGTCGCGTTAGTGTATTTACGGCTTCGGACTGGTCTGAAAGCAATAGGCGGGCACGTTCTGTTCCCGCATAAAGCGCAAGAAATCCTGCGCCACGTCGCCTGCGCAATTCTTTGATGTCATTTCATAGACCAGCGTGTCTTTGTCCAGCGTGGTGGTGGGTGTGGATTCATCGGGGCCGCTGACCACCGCATTGAAAATGGTGTCCAGGCTGGGGGTGGCTGTGAGCACGGCGGCATAAAGCGCCATGGCCGCTGCATGGCCCGCCATATGGGACGGACCGTGATTTTTGACGAAGAGTTTATTGTTCTCGCGAAACTCATGATGGGCGCGGCCCGCGCGATAAGTCACATAACCACATGTGGCGGCCAGGCTGGCGGTTACGCCGGCGGCGGCGAAGGCCAGCACGGGTGTTATACCACCCAACATGCCCAGCATCAGGGAAAGGGCCCCGCCATTGATCACGATGGGCGTAATGGCAAAGGCCGACGCTACACCAACGACCATCAGGGCACCGCTGGTCACGCCCATCGAGAATGAGGCTAGCGCGTTGCTGTTTAAAAAATCGCGGGTTTTTTTGATCAGGGTCATTGGTTTTTTCTCTCTTGAAAAACTACGGAACAAATTTCGGCAGGCAGATGAAAGCGGTTTTTTGATCCGCCATAAAACGCTCAAGCTCTTTCGCGCTTTCGCTGTCACAATCTTTCGACTCCAGCACATAGACCAAATGATCCGACGGGCCAGAAACATCGGTTTTATCGGTGTTTGTGTGATCGTCTTGCGGCGCGGCCTGTTGCGTATTGCGGGGCGCGTCAATCTGCGTAGCGATGTTTTTTTGCACGACCGTGTTGAACGCGGCTGTGATCGGTGCCGGGATCATGTGGGGTGCGGCGTGCGTTAATCCGAGCGCGAGGGCGGTCGGGGCCAGAACAGCGCCCACCATTTTGGTCACGCCATAACCTGGTACAGCGTTATATGCGGCGGCGGCGCGTTTGCAGGTATATTGCCCCAACGCGAGCGACCCGCATGTTGTGGCCGCCACGGCGGCAAAGGTGCCGAAGAATGCGAGGGAGGATTGTGTGGCCAGATGCACACCAATCGACGCCCAGATCCCGATTGCGCCGCCGACAAAGGCAAAGATCACCAGCGGAACGCCAGCGGCCATCAGCAAACCGGCCTTGGCCCCTTTGATCAGGGCTTGGCCATCGCGTGTCGTGGGCTGAGTGTGCTGAGGTGCGTTCTGGGGCATATTCTGGGGCATGGGGCCTGTCCAAAAATTAAAAATGACAGCCGGGGTTATAGGCGCAGGGTGCGACCCTGTCCAGAAAAATATTCCCATAATTCTTGACGCTGGGATTGCGCGGGGGGTATAAGCGGGGGACTTGGAACGCGACCGAAAGGGGTCTTCGATGATTTTTGTTTTACACCGCTTGTTCATCCGCAAGGGATTCGAAGGCTATAGCGCGGCCCATCATTACAGCGACGTGGCAATTGGCGCCGCCGCGGCCACCACGCTGGCGATCAAGGCGCTGGGCGAGGGGGATGTGGTTTCGGCCCAAACCGCTTTTGAAACGGCGGCCTATCTGGGGGCGGCGGTTGGCGCGGCGACCGCGTGGCGCACGGCCCTGATCAGTGAACAGGGCAAGGTGCGGGCTGGTCGTTTTGGGGTTAAGTTTCTGGCCGGCTCTGTGCTGGCCGTGGCCATGGCGTCGGGGATGAGTGCGTTGGCCGAAGGGGTGGGCGCAGGGCACAAGCAACAGGCGCGCCTGTTGGCGCAATGGGACATGGTGCAGACCAAGCAGCCGAACCCGTTGCATGTCTGCGCCCCTCGGGTCAGTGGGCCGGAGCGTGTCTTTTCGGTCTTGAAATGCGACACAACCCCGTTTCCCCGGACATGGGCGCTTTAAGCGGTTTCGCATCAGCAAAAACTGGAATTTTATCCACAGGCGGGATATAAGCGCGCGATGGACACCAAGATCATGAAAACCTCATTCGATGTCATTGTTGTGGGTGGCGGGCATGCGGGCTGTGAAGCCGCGGCGGCCGCTGCGCGTATGGGGGCCGATACGGCCCTGGTCACACACCGCGCCGATACGATCGGGGTGATGTCGTGCAACCCGGCCATCGGGGGGCTGGGCAAGGGACATCTGGTCCGCGAGATTGACGCGCTGGACGGTGTCATGGGTCGCGTGATCGACCAATCGGGAATCCAGTTCCGGGTTTTGAACGCGTCCAAGGGCCCCGCCGTGCGCGGCCCCCGAGCACAGGCCGACCGTAAACTCTACCGCGAAGCGATGCAGGCCTTGCTGGCCGACTATCCCAATCTGACGATTATTGAAGGCGGGGCGGATGATTTGATCCTCGACCCCGTATCTGGCGCGGTTGCGGGCCTGAAAACCCTTTCTGGTCAAGAGC
The window above is part of the Micavibrio aeruginosavorus ARL-13 genome. Proteins encoded here:
- a CDS encoding mechanosensitive ion channel family protein is translated as MFEKLFALIQHYQSLLDPASPWSWVIGLSVLVLVATIANFVVKRVLVGAVTHLLRYTPIGQDEKSLHDGVVPRLANVVPALVIIGGIHLVPGLPDLLVRVVYNVSSAFIILTVARAISAALNTVNALYQRRSISAVHPIKGYIQVIKIALFAVAAILMIAALIDKSPVILLSGLGAMAAVLMLVFQDTLLSLVASVQISSSDMVRVGDWIEMPQLNADGDVIDIALHTVKVQNWDKTITTLPTRRLISDPFKNWRGMQESGGRRIKRAIYLDQSSIHFLDSDAVDRLGKFRSLKDYLSRKDRELEEWNGAIGERGEDPVNARRLTNIGTFRAYVEHYLRAHPRVHQGMTILVRQLAPGAEGLPLEMYCFTNTVAWAEYESIQSDIFDHLYAILPLFGLRAFQNPAGYDMQLLASR